A region from the Arachis ipaensis cultivar K30076 chromosome B01, Araip1.1, whole genome shotgun sequence genome encodes:
- the LOC107618579 gene encoding uncharacterized protein LOC107618579, whose product MRARFKMKNFEGSSSNAEKVEGEVEVNQPAQKKKGIVFKKRKSEVINLEEGEKAVPLSELSNFTVKQEKLHSFEEEGDGSSVWDKKFPFNVLADEIVQSAPDVARIEEVGDVGIDQFMQVLGFRLVSIGRSQEKRHKMMLGNNLEITELKEQLKSKEIVLTELKEELSVSKEKLKLVKEDHERAVESLGKKVNELSTMSDQIIEVTAKLKHMESNHEAEILDAFAEGFERAVIQAKFLHPEEDFAALDPSKVVRDGQLVDDEEVVEEEGNNNLAD is encoded by the exons ATGAGGGCCCGgtttaaaatgaaaaattttgaaggGTCTTCTTCAAACGCCGAGAAGGTAGAGGGTGAGGTTGAGGTTAACCAACCGGCACAGAAGAAAAAGGGTATTGTTtttaagaagagaaaatctgaggTGATTAATCTGGAGGAAGGGGAAAAAGCGGTACCGTTGAGTGAGTTATCGAATTTTACTGTTAAACAAGAAAAGCTGCATTCTTTCGAAGAAGAGGGTGATGGCTCGTCTGTGTGGGATAAAAAGTTCCCTTTCAATGTCTTGGCAGATGAGATTGTTCAATCTGCTCCCGACGTTGCTCGCATTGAGGAAGTTGGGGATGTTGGGATAGATCAATTCATGCAG GTTCTAGGTTTTCGACTAGTTAGCATCGGGCGAAGTCAGGAAAAAAGGCATAAGATGATGCTGGGTAATAATTTAGAAATAACTGAGCTAAAGGAGCAATTGAAGTCAAAGGAAATTGTTCTTACCGAGCTTAAAGAAGAGCTGTCAGTTTCAAAAGAAAAGCTGAAACTTGTGAAAGAGGATCATGAAAGGGCAGTAGAGTCTCTAGGAAAAAAGGTAAACGAACTGTCTACAATGAGCGACCAGATCATTGAGGTTACAGCAAAATTGAAACATATGGAGTCTAATCATGAAGCTGAGATCCTTGATGCTTTTGCCGAGGGTTTTGAACGTGCCGTTATTCAAGCGAAGTTCTTACATCCTGAAGAGGATTTTGCCGCTTTGGATCCGAGCAAGGTGGTTCGGGATGGTCAGTTGGTTGATGATGAAGAAGTTGTGGAGGAAGAGGGTAATAATAATTTAGCCGATTAA